The following proteins come from a genomic window of Triticum aestivum cultivar Chinese Spring chromosome 6A, IWGSC CS RefSeq v2.1, whole genome shotgun sequence:
- the LOC123131209 gene encoding F-box/LRR-repeat protein 14-like: MGAHDSSYVSGYPYSYDICCDNLKDLRLAHIITQPEIGLRFLLGKCKALETLYLEYVIGLSESEMIALFQNCSNLKSISLRLIPLHCEDYEFRTALTDVSLKALALSCPMLQVVELTFAFCSVRRPTDIGFTQEGIVALIPSCPIRAFVLNGATIFRDEGMKGLSSSQFLETLELVHCKSITDAGMDLIAQAPCLSHLTLRQCSSITDDGMAALIRSHKLESLTVIGCCQVSQEGIQGAAKTVRYSAEIENLGSLKGMRIQYMEF, from the coding sequence ATGGGGGCCCATGATTCCTCCTACGTGTCTGGCTACCCATATAGCTATGACATCTGCTGTGATAATTTGAAGGATCTTAGATTGGCTCATATTATAACTCAGCCAGAAATTGGACTTCGTTTTCTCCTGGGGAAGTGCAAAGCATTGGAGACACTTTATTTGGAGTACGTTATTGGTCTAAGTGAGAGTGAGATGATCGCACTATTCCAGAATTGTAGCAACCTTAAAAGCATCTCACTTCGACTCATCCCTCTGCACTGTGAAGATTATGAGTTTAGGACAGCATTGACTGATGTTAGCCTTAAGGCTCTAGCACTCAGCTGCCCTATGCTTCAGGTTGTTGAGCTCACATTCGCATTTTGCTCTGTGCGTCGGCCAACAGATATAGGCTTCACACAAGAGGGTATTGTAGCGCTCATCCCATCCTGTCCGATTCGTGCTTTTGTGCTTAACGGTGCCACCATTTTCCGTGACGAGGGGATGAAGGGCCTCTCATCCTCACAGTTTCTGGAGACACTCGAGCTCGTGCATTGCAAGTCTATAACTGATGCTGGGATGGATCTCATTGCTCAGGCTCCTTGTCTGAGTCACCTCACGCTACGTCAATGTAGCAGCATCACCGATGATGGAATGGCTGCACTCATACGTTCTCATAAGTTGGAGTCACTGACGGTTATAGGCTGCTGCCAGGTCTCTCAGGAGGGCATTCAGGGAGCTGCCAAAACAGTTCGCTACTCGGCAGAGATTGAAAACCTCGGCAGCTTAAAAGGAATGCGGATTCAGTATATGGAGTTTTAG